AATGGTGCAGGCGGTATCGCATGGCGGCGGCGTTGATTATTGTTTCAATTACTGCTGCATTAGTCGCCACCGGATTGGCCACATGGGCGATTGGAGCAGAACATAAAGCTCGTTCTGAGAGAGACGAAAAGGAGGATGCACTCAAAGCGAAAACACAAGCTTTACTGGCTGAAAACAGAAACAGATGCTGGATCGAGCAGTTACTGCCTTGGGTGAGTTGACCAGTGAAATCGTCGAAGATCAAATGGCGCGTGACCCAACTCTCAGCGACGAGAATAAAGTGTTCATCGGAAAGATTGTGAAACATTTCGAAGTGCTGTCAGCAATAACCGTAGATGACGTGGAAGGTCGTGCTATTCGCGGCGAAGGTTTCAGACGGGGAGGTATCCTGAAATTTCGTCTTGGTGATCTGGCTGGCGCTGAACTTGCGTTCAAACATGCCCTCGATATCCGAAAAGACCTTGCTGAAAAGTTTCCCGACGACAGAGGCTTAACTCGGAAACTGGTGGATAGTTACCGAGATTATGCAACCTTATTGAGGTCCACTGGGCGAACTAGTGATGCAGAACACTGCCTAGACCGCGCTGTGAATCTCTGGAACCATTTACTTAAGCTGGAGCCACAGCTCCCCGACTATCGATTGAGCTGGGCACGAGCGGTTGCGGACTTGGGTCTTGTTTATGCTAGTACCGGCCGGTTTGGGAAGGCTGAAAAAGCTCATCAGCAAGCTCTGGATTCCCAACTCAACTTACTGACAGAGTATCCGACCAATAGTGTATACTTAGGCGACGTTGCACGAAGCTATTACAATCTGGGGATCCTATATCGTGATTTGGGGCGATTAGCAGATGCAGAAAAAGCATATCGAGATTCGTTAGCATATCGTAAACAGATTGTCAAAATCGCACCTAATCGACCAAGACATCGTGAAGAACTCGCGGCATGTCAGAATAATCTCGCGAATTTGCTAGGCGAGACTGGTCGCATCAAGGATGCTGAGAGTTTCTTTTCTGATGCACAGTCAATTTTCAAATCTCTTGCTGCTGAATACACAACTCGCCCCGAATATCGCCAGCAGTTGGCAACTTGTTATCACAATCTC
The sequence above is a segment of the Planctomycetia bacterium genome. Coding sequences within it:
- a CDS encoding tetratricopeptide repeat protein, translated to MLDRAVTALGELTSEIVEDQMARDPTLSDENKVFIGKIVKHFEVLSAITVDDVEGRAIRGEGFRRGGILKFRLGDLAGAELAFKHALDIRKDLAEKFPDDRGLTRKLVDSYRDYATLLRSTGRTSDAEHCLDRAVNLWNHLLKLEPQLPDYRLSWARAVADLGLVYASTGRFGKAEKAHQQALDSQLNLLTEYPTNSVYLGDVARSYYNLGILYRDLGRLADAEKAYRDSLAYRKQIVKIAPNRPRHREELAACQNNLANLLGETGRIKDAESFFSDAQSIFKSLAAEYTTRPEYRQQLATCYHNLAICYRTRNAMTESEKANNSALLLRKQLVTDFPTRQEYLEELSASYGNIASNHSLIGQHKEAIEANNEAIAILRQLAHDFPTNKLFKQNLASAYYNLGCQHMAIGPSKDAIQAFDCSLEIGRSLAQEHLLEPQGRGLVASSLVNLANIYCVKRQYEKAKDCLVEAEPHHKAAIAASPQNKSNRVNYRNQLWSFSNTYAGLGDCDNAVHAASMIRDLEGDPASNALDAARALCGCVNQVAGATIHDNELRKAQARRYTDEAMKMLQLAVNKGYRNAELLKKDNRLAVLHSRDDFKKLITDLETSKPR